Below is a window of Nostoc sp. KVJ3 DNA.
TACGCTAGTCAAGTATTACTTGAGCTTCGTAGCATAACTCAATTAGCCAAATTGCCAGTAGTAATCGCTACGCTACGCAGGATATCGCCTTATGTTTTTGAAGAATTGGTACTCACTTGTTGCTTTGAACAGGGCTGGCAAATCCAACGCAACTTTCGGTACACCGGTGACGGCGGGATAGATGGTCGCGTGTTGATTTTGGGAAAGCTTTATGTAATCCAGGTTAAGCGTTACGCTGATTACATTAGCCCAGAACACATCAAAGATTTCCTGTGCTGTATTGAAGGAGAAGGAGCTAATGGTGGATTCTTCGTGCATACTGGCATAACTGGACAGTTATCAAAACAATTGATTCGTCGCTCCGACAAAATAATCTTAGTGAGCGGTCAGAAACTAGTAAATTTTGTCTTAGGTAAGCAGTTAAAAATAGTGGGAATAACAATACCAGTTAAAACAGTGAACAGTTATCAGTAAACAACTAACCTATGAATGAATGAATGAATGAATGGAAATATCTGATACCTGATAATTGATAACTGATAAGTTAGCGTCGAAACTGTAGATGCTCCCCGTTATCATCTGATTGTTGAGGGTTTATTTTCAATCTCTTCAGAATCGATGGTTTGTCATCTCTAATCAGTTGCCTAACGATGTTCATTTTCTCCTCAAAAGTCAATACTTTTGCATCAGTTGTAACACTCGTAAATAACTCGCTGACCTTTGCTCCTGTTACCTTTTCACCTTTGACATATTTTCCTACTTCCATAACTACTTCTGCCAATCTTTTAATATCTAAACCCTGAATCATCTGTTTGAGATGCAACTTTAATTCTGCTAGTAATGTTTTAGCTAAGGTTGATTCAGTAGCTGATTGCTCAACAGAGTTAGAGGTGGATAAAATAGCTCTCTTCTCTGCATGAGATTGCAACTCAGCCGTAACCGCTTCATCAAAGTCATTGAATGTAGTCTTAGATGCAACAAGTTGTTGATGAGATTGAGAAAGTTGTTCTGTCAATCCTAATACTGCTTGGTTTAAAGCAGACTCGACAGATGATTGCTCAATATAATCAGAGATTGACAGAATGGCTTTCTTCTCTGCATGAGATTGTAACTCTTGAGTCAAGGCTGTTTCAAAGTCATTGAATGTAGTCTTAGATGCAAGAAGTTGTTGACGAGATTGAGAAAGTTGCTCTGTCAATCCTAATACTGCTTGGTTTAAAGCAGACTCGATAGCTGATTGCTCAACATAATCAGAGATTGACAGAATGGCTTTGTTTTGTGCATGAGATTGCAACTCAGCCGTCAATGCTGTTTCAAACTCATTGAATGTACTTTTAGCAGCAAGAAGTTGTTGATGAGATTGAGAAAGTTGTTCTGTCAATCCTAATACTGCTTGGTTTAAAGCAGACTCAATAGCTGATTGCTCAACATAATCAGAGATTGACAGAATGGCTTTGTTTTGTGCATGAGATTGCAACTCAGCCGTAACCGCTTCATCAAAGTCATTAAATACAGTTTGAGCTTCAACTAACTGCTGATGAGATCGAGAAAGTTGCTCTGTTAAGCTTAATATTGTTTGGGTTAAAGCAGACTCGACAGCTGATTGCTCAATATAATCAGAGATTGACAGAATGGCTTTCTTCTCTGCATGAGATTGTAACTCTTGAGTCAAGGCTGTTTCAAAATCACTGAATGTACTTTTAGCAGTAACAAGTTGTTGATGAGATTGAGAAAGTTGCTCTGTCAATCCTAATACTGCTTGGTTTAAAGCAGACTCGATAGCTGATTGCTCAATATAATCAGAGATTGATAAAATAGCTCCTTTTTCTGCATGAGATTTTAACTCTTGAGTCAAGGCTGTTTCAAAGTCATTGAATGTACTTTTAGCAGCAACAAGTTGTTGATGAGATTGAGAAAGTTGTTTTGTTAACCCTAATACTGCTTGGTTTAAAGCAGACTCGATAGCTGATTGCTCAATATAATCAGAGATTGATAAAATAGCTCCTTTTTCTGCATGAGATTTTAACTCTTGAGTCAAGGCTGTTTCAAAGTCATTGAATGTACTTTTAGCAGTAACAAGTTGTTGATGAGATTGAGAAAGTTGCTCTGTCAATCCTAATACTGATTGGTTTAAAGCAGACTCGATAGCTGATTGCTCAACATAATCAGAGATTGATAAAATAGCTCCTTTTTCTGCATGAGGTTTTAACTCTTGAGTCAAGGCTGTTTCAAAGTCATTGAATGTAGTCTTAGATGCAAGAAGTTGTTGATGAGATTGAGAAAGTTGCTCTGTCAATCCTAATACTGATTGGGTTAAAGCAGACTCGATAGCTGATTGCTCAATATAATCAGAGATTGATAAAATAGCCCTCTTTTCTGCATGGGATTGCAACTCAGCTGTCAATACTTCCTCAAAGTCATTAAATGCAGTTTGATATTCAACTAACTGCTGATGAGATCGAGAAAGTTGCTCTGTTAATCCTAATACTGTTTGGGCTAAAGTAGATTCAATACTTGATTGCTCAATATAATCAAAAATTGACAAAATAGCTCTCTTTTCTGCATGGGAT
It encodes the following:
- a CDS encoding restriction endonuclease, with the translated sequence MILILIIGLLFALGGMIFLAWLFVLFPPSIPKSKYRWQGFKQSPLPPKSTKSSDISSQNFVRQSPASTQKTLLAKNFNKPVRQSSVPTQKTLLAKNFKKQLLPSPARTARVRLPKNLKKHLNNIEYASQVLLELRSITQLAKLPVVIATLRRISPYVFEELVLTCCFEQGWQIQRNFRYTGDGGIDGRVLILGKLYVIQVKRYADYISPEHIKDFLCCIEGEGANGGFFVHTGITGQLSKQLIRRSDKIILVSGQKLVNFVLGKQLKIVGITIPVKTVNSYQ